One genomic region from Spirosoma sp. KCTC 42546 encodes:
- a CDS encoding xanthine dehydrogenase family protein molybdopterin-binding subunit has protein sequence MQTLANTNRRNFLKIAALTGGGLVLNFSWTDAEALTSPDTIAAIAPAGADFNSYLSISPQGIITILSPNPEVGQGIKTAFPIIVAEELDADWTKVVVEQAPLDTKKFERQVAGGSGSIPHSWKRLRVAGATARQMLLEAAAKRWSVPVSECTTAKGIVWHKTSNRQLGYGELATEAAQLPVPADVKLKEIKDFKLIGTTVKNVDNPKIITGKPLFGLDFYRDGMLFAMIQRPAFGYKLKSLNASAAKAMPGIVDVVTFDNNVAVVGKSTWQVKKAKDALKIDWEKADALESTADHNKLFKEMLDGSNATVRRKDGDVDTAFKNAAKVVKAEYQCPFLPHNPLEPMNFFAHVRPDGVELVGPTQTPELARNETAKLLGISPDKVSVQLTRMGGGFGRRLKADYVIEAVQVSKLVNAPVKLVWSREDDMTGGSYRPAVRYRFEAALDAQGNMIGYKLRGASINAGNATREDNFPSGAVDNLLIDSVDHKSPITTGPWRAPITNFLAFAEQAFIDEVAQAAGKDPVQFRLELLDKAKQKPVGAIKYDIDRMKGVIELAAEKSGWGKKKGADGKLLAQGFSVYFSHRSYVAQVGEVVMQKGKPVVQKVYSAADCGVVINQSGSQQQVRGCIVDGIGHAMYGSMTFKDGVPQQKNFNEYRLIRLNEIPEIEVHFVQNELEPTGLGEPSLPPAGAAVANAIYKATGKRLRSQPFIEQEEFKGVS, from the coding sequence ATGCAGACGTTAGCCAATACGAACCGAAGGAATTTTCTGAAAATAGCTGCTCTTACCGGAGGTGGACTAGTATTAAATTTTAGCTGGACTGATGCTGAAGCATTAACATCACCCGATACTATAGCAGCAATCGCCCCTGCGGGTGCAGACTTTAATAGTTATCTATCCATAAGTCCACAAGGAATAATAACCATTCTGTCGCCAAATCCTGAGGTTGGACAAGGTATTAAAACGGCCTTTCCAATTATAGTAGCTGAAGAATTAGACGCAGACTGGACAAAGGTAGTTGTGGAGCAAGCTCCCCTCGATACGAAGAAATTTGAACGGCAGGTTGCCGGAGGAAGTGGGTCCATCCCGCATTCATGGAAACGTCTTCGTGTTGCTGGAGCGACCGCTCGTCAGATGTTGCTCGAAGCGGCTGCCAAACGCTGGAGCGTACCCGTTTCTGAATGCACAACTGCCAAAGGAATTGTTTGGCACAAGACTAGTAATCGTCAGTTAGGTTACGGCGAACTGGCTACAGAAGCTGCTCAACTGCCTGTTCCTGCTGATGTTAAGCTTAAAGAGATTAAAGATTTTAAGCTGATTGGCACGACAGTAAAGAACGTTGATAACCCGAAAATCATCACGGGCAAGCCGTTGTTTGGACTCGATTTTTACCGGGATGGTATGTTGTTTGCCATGATACAACGCCCTGCTTTTGGCTATAAGTTGAAGTCTCTGAATGCGTCAGCAGCCAAAGCTATGCCAGGTATTGTCGATGTGGTAACATTCGATAATAACGTGGCTGTTGTTGGGAAATCGACCTGGCAGGTAAAAAAGGCGAAGGATGCGCTGAAAATTGACTGGGAGAAAGCCGATGCGCTGGAAAGTACGGCCGACCATAACAAGCTATTCAAAGAGATGCTCGACGGTTCAAATGCAACTGTTCGACGGAAAGATGGCGATGTTGACACGGCTTTTAAGAATGCAGCAAAAGTTGTTAAAGCCGAATATCAATGCCCGTTCCTGCCGCATAATCCGCTGGAGCCCATGAACTTCTTTGCGCATGTAAGACCTGACGGTGTCGAATTGGTTGGACCTACGCAAACTCCTGAATTGGCGCGAAATGAGACGGCTAAACTACTCGGTATTTCTCCTGACAAAGTTTCTGTTCAGCTTACTCGTATGGGAGGAGGATTTGGTCGACGGCTCAAGGCCGACTATGTGATCGAAGCTGTGCAGGTATCAAAATTGGTCAATGCTCCGGTTAAGTTGGTCTGGTCTCGCGAGGATGATATGACTGGTGGTAGCTATCGTCCGGCTGTTCGTTATCGCTTCGAAGCCGCCCTGGATGCGCAAGGGAATATGATTGGCTACAAACTGCGCGGTGCAAGTATCAACGCTGGCAACGCAACGCGGGAGGATAACTTCCCCTCAGGAGCAGTTGACAATCTATTAATAGACAGTGTTGACCACAAGTCACCCATCACAACGGGTCCCTGGCGTGCGCCCATTACTAACTTCCTCGCGTTTGCCGAACAGGCGTTTATTGATGAAGTGGCGCAGGCGGCTGGTAAAGACCCTGTACAATTCCGGCTGGAGCTACTGGACAAAGCTAAACAGAAACCGGTTGGTGCTATTAAATACGATATCGATCGGATGAAAGGCGTTATCGAATTAGCTGCCGAAAAATCGGGATGGGGTAAAAAGAAAGGCGCTGACGGGAAACTGCTAGCGCAGGGCTTTAGTGTTTACTTCTCACACCGATCTTATGTTGCACAGGTAGGTGAAGTCGTTATGCAGAAAGGTAAACCTGTAGTACAGAAAGTCTATTCTGCGGCTGATTGTGGTGTTGTTATCAATCAAAGCGGCTCTCAGCAGCAAGTTCGTGGGTGCATTGTTGATGGTATTGGCCACGCCATGTACGGCAGCATGACATTCAAAGATGGGGTCCCGCAGCAGAAGAATTTCAACGAATATCGACTTATTCGACTGAATGAAATACCCGAAATAGAGGTGCATTTTGTTCAGAATGAACTAGAACCTACCGGTTTAGGCGAGCCGTCTTTACCACCAGCGGGTGCAGCTGTTGCGAATGCTATTTACAAAGCTACAGGCAAACGGTTACGGAGCCAGCCATTTATAGAGCAGGAAGAATTCAAAGGCGTCTCGTAG
- a CDS encoding antibiotic biosynthesis monooxygenase encodes MYARVIQFPLKPDSISEAVDYFRTSVGPALKELEGFKNSRMLTNPSTNQGLMVTIWESEAHRQAAETSGFLQGILKKMGDYFAGLPTIDYYEVNVQVA; translated from the coding sequence ATGTATGCACGTGTCATTCAATTTCCATTAAAGCCTGACAGTATATCCGAAGCCGTTGACTATTTCAGAACGTCAGTAGGACCAGCGCTAAAAGAACTTGAGGGTTTTAAAAATAGCCGTATGCTGACTAACCCATCTACCAATCAAGGATTGATGGTAACAATCTGGGAATCAGAAGCACATCGACAGGCCGCTGAAACGAGTGGTTTTCTGCAAGGTATCCTTAAAAAAATGGGAGATTATTTCGCGGGGCTACCTACAATTGACTATTATGAAGTGAATGTGCAGGTAGCGTAA
- a CDS encoding GreA/GreB family elongation factor, producing the protein MSRAFLKNESADDPVVIPARAPLPVGSTNYVTPRGIALLLAERDDLEREHAQVQTSERDETERTRELALLNGRLGAINQRIATAKVVAKHDQAQDSVIRFGATVTFRTYQVKNTQIERKLTIVGVDEADATNGRIAFTAPVARLLLGKHVGERIVLKTPQGENTMEIIAISYDD; encoded by the coding sequence ATGAGCAGGGCTTTTCTTAAAAACGAATCTGCAGACGATCCAGTCGTTATTCCCGCGCGCGCACCCTTACCAGTAGGGTCAACCAATTATGTTACACCACGTGGTATTGCACTACTACTAGCTGAACGGGATGATCTGGAACGAGAACACGCACAGGTGCAAACCAGTGAACGGGATGAAACAGAACGTACCCGAGAATTAGCGTTACTGAATGGTCGTCTTGGGGCAATCAACCAGCGCATTGCTACGGCCAAAGTTGTAGCTAAACATGATCAAGCGCAGGACTCAGTAATTCGGTTTGGGGCCACTGTTACCTTTCGTACTTATCAGGTAAAAAACACCCAGATAGAACGAAAGCTGACCATTGTAGGTGTTGATGAAGCCGATGCAACGAATGGTCGAATTGCGTTTACTGCTCCAGTAGCACGACTACTGTTAGGTAAACATGTAGGTGAACGGATTGTACTCAAGACACCTCAAGGTGAGAATACAATGGAAATTATTGCGATTTCCTATGACGACTGA
- a CDS encoding Gfo/Idh/MocA family protein, with protein MSIPTQPIRVLVVGCGNMGASHAIAYKTIGGFDICGIVSTGNSKVVLNERLGGGYTLYDDYATALKATQPDAVCISTYPDTHEAFAIMAFEQGCHVFMEKPIADTVEGAKRVMAAAQKAGKKLAVGYILRHHPSWEKFVEVAQSLGKPLVMRMNLNQQSHGTMWTVHRNLMKSLSPIVDCGVHYIDVMCQMTRSKPLQVNAIGARLTNDIPAGNYNYGQLQIRFEDGSVGWYEAGWGPMMSETAFFVKDVIGPDGCVSIVAKNAGGTGKSDNVDSHTKTESLRVHKAALDANDQFVESDTWIDMQDEPDHQELCNREQRYFQKAILENLDLTDHMQDAVNSLQIAFACDESVRTGQPVLL; from the coding sequence ATGTCAATACCTACTCAACCCATTCGGGTACTCGTTGTCGGATGCGGCAATATGGGCGCTTCTCATGCCATCGCTTATAAGACCATCGGTGGATTCGACATTTGTGGCATCGTCTCTACTGGTAACAGTAAAGTCGTTTTAAATGAACGTTTGGGTGGTGGATACACCCTGTACGATGATTATGCAACAGCATTAAAGGCAACACAACCCGATGCTGTTTGTATTTCAACCTACCCCGACACGCACGAAGCATTTGCCATTATGGCTTTTGAACAAGGGTGCCATGTGTTTATGGAAAAACCTATTGCTGATACCGTTGAGGGTGCAAAGCGAGTTATGGCTGCGGCCCAGAAAGCTGGAAAAAAATTAGCGGTAGGGTATATTTTACGGCACCACCCCTCCTGGGAAAAGTTTGTTGAAGTGGCCCAGAGCTTAGGTAAACCGCTGGTGATGCGGATGAATCTCAATCAGCAGAGTCACGGTACAATGTGGACCGTTCACCGCAATCTGATGAAAAGTCTAAGCCCGATTGTTGATTGTGGCGTCCATTACATTGATGTCATGTGCCAGATGACTCGCTCCAAACCTTTACAAGTCAACGCAATTGGTGCGCGGCTCACCAACGATATTCCCGCTGGAAATTATAATTACGGTCAGCTACAGATCCGGTTTGAAGACGGGTCGGTGGGTTGGTACGAAGCCGGTTGGGGGCCGATGATGAGCGAAACGGCCTTCTTTGTGAAAGACGTAATTGGACCGGATGGATGCGTATCCATTGTTGCGAAAAACGCAGGAGGGACCGGAAAATCGGATAACGTGGATTCGCACACAAAAACGGAATCATTACGGGTGCATAAAGCCGCTCTGGATGCAAACGATCAGTTTGTTGAATCGGATACATGGATCGATATGCAGGATGAACCTGATCATCAGGAACTGTGTAACCGGGAGCAACGCTATTTCCAGAAAGCTATTCTGGAAAACCTTGACCTGACAGACCACATGCAGGACGCCGTTAATAGCCTGCAAATTGCCTTCGCCTGCGATGAGTCTGTGCGAACTGGTCAACCGGTGCTTTTGTGA
- a CDS encoding D-alanine--D-alanine ligase: protein MKIGIFFGGPAREREVSFAGGRTALANLDKGLFEPVLVFVDGRGRFRLVTPDFLQSPSLREALPQDESGFSVYDESLAADVLNATLPELRPEQFRDHFDLAFLSMHGPDCEDGAIQGLLEWYKMPYTGPGLVGSAVGINKILQNELIALANGQQKKTATISRDAYEQSDKAQFFKSLTEHLGLPIVIKAPHQGSSIGVAIVREADLTQFCRAVEQCFFTMSIQPDGWSKLSEWADLSPSDKHELAQKMVSLDSGISFPVVIEQTGEVIKHPKDFVTKLDALTKQGAAPITLASLNAEDEVLFEEFISGQEFSCGVIQDDDQIAIALPPTEIYNVTSFDFESKYKLNTTKKRIPVGTTLENNRKIQLAVADVFSRLGINVYARIDGFLTPAGDVLLHDPNTIPGMSPSSLIFKQMAEIGLNLANSLTYLIRQSLRERIRTGKDTFHLKHLLAELDGQLANRKANPLPERVISFGNSDEEFVAAKQQYNELAASGTIRPSLMYIKSKLESHEIPVNLLFKDTIDELETALSQPRHPLLVETDERARHITERYV, encoded by the coding sequence GTGAAAATAGGCATTTTCTTTGGTGGTCCGGCGCGGGAGCGCGAGGTGTCGTTTGCGGGTGGCCGCACGGCGTTAGCAAATTTGGATAAAGGCTTGTTTGAGCCGGTGCTGGTATTTGTCGATGGGCGTGGGCGATTTAGGCTCGTTACTCCCGACTTTCTACAGTCGCCTTCACTGCGCGAAGCCTTGCCCCAGGATGAGTCCGGTTTCTCGGTCTATGATGAGTCACTCGCTGCGGATGTCCTAAATGCAACTTTACCCGAATTACGGCCTGAACAGTTCCGCGATCATTTCGATCTGGCGTTCCTGTCCATGCACGGCCCTGATTGCGAAGACGGTGCCATTCAGGGGTTGTTAGAATGGTATAAAATGCCCTACACGGGGCCTGGTCTTGTCGGATCGGCGGTGGGTATCAATAAAATTCTGCAAAACGAACTGATTGCGCTGGCGAACGGTCAACAGAAAAAAACGGCTACCATCAGCCGCGATGCTTACGAACAGAGTGACAAAGCCCAGTTTTTCAAATCACTCACAGAGCACCTTGGTTTACCGATCGTTATAAAAGCTCCGCATCAGGGCTCCTCTATTGGCGTTGCCATCGTGCGCGAAGCGGACCTTACGCAATTTTGTCGGGCGGTTGAGCAGTGCTTCTTCACAATGAGCATTCAGCCTGACGGCTGGAGTAAGCTAAGTGAATGGGCTGATTTATCACCATCAGACAAGCACGAACTAGCGCAGAAAATGGTCAGCCTGGATTCAGGAATTAGTTTTCCTGTCGTGATTGAACAAACGGGTGAAGTCATTAAGCATCCAAAAGACTTTGTTACCAAACTGGACGCGTTAACAAAACAAGGTGCTGCCCCTATTACGCTGGCATCGCTGAACGCTGAAGATGAAGTACTATTTGAGGAATTTATTAGTGGCCAGGAATTTTCGTGTGGGGTTATTCAGGACGACGACCAGATTGCAATTGCGCTGCCTCCAACCGAAATTTATAACGTAACGAGTTTTGATTTCGAATCGAAGTATAAACTCAATACAACCAAAAAGCGAATTCCAGTCGGCACAACCCTGGAGAACAATCGTAAAATACAATTAGCCGTTGCAGATGTATTCTCTCGGCTTGGCATCAATGTATATGCTCGTATTGACGGCTTCCTGACACCAGCGGGAGATGTTTTACTCCACGACCCAAATACAATTCCGGGCATGTCACCTTCTTCACTGATTTTCAAGCAGATGGCTGAAATTGGTTTAAATCTGGCTAATTCACTTACGTATCTTATTCGCCAGTCACTGCGGGAGCGCATTCGCACGGGCAAGGATACCTTTCATCTTAAACACCTGCTGGCAGAATTAGATGGCCAATTAGCCAACCGCAAAGCGAATCCGTTACCTGAGCGTGTCATCTCGTTCGGAAATAGTGATGAAGAGTTTGTAGCCGCCAAACAGCAGTATAATGAACTGGCTGCTTCAGGTACGATTCGTCCCTCATTGATGTACATAAAAAGTAAACTGGAATCTCACGAAATTCCGGTAAATCTGCTTTTTAAAGACACTATTGATGAATTGGAAACCGCACTCAGCCAGCCACGCCATCCATTGTTGGTTGAAACAGACGAACGCGCCCGGCACATCACGGAGAGATATGTGTAA
- a CDS encoding DUF433 domain-containing protein: protein MFKGTRVPVQSLFDHLELGISVDDF, encoded by the coding sequence GTGTTTAAGGGAACACGGGTGCCGGTTCAATCCTTATTTGATCATTTGGAACTTGGCATTTCAGTGGATGACTTTTAG
- a CDS encoding NifU family protein: protein METVVTNDQLITKIERALDSMRPYLAADGGNVKVLEVTEDKTVRLELMGSCGSCPMSAMTFKGGLEEAILKAVPEINKVEAINITPAF, encoded by the coding sequence ATGGAAACGGTAGTTACCAACGACCAACTAATTACAAAAATCGAACGGGCACTCGACAGTATGCGACCCTACTTGGCTGCCGATGGTGGTAATGTTAAGGTACTGGAAGTGACTGAGGATAAAACTGTACGGCTCGAATTGATGGGGTCTTGTGGCTCATGTCCTATGTCGGCCATGACGTTTAAAGGAGGCCTGGAAGAAGCCATCCTGAAAGCGGTGCCCGAGATTAATAAAGTAGAAGCGATCAATATTACGCCTGCGTTTTAA
- a CDS encoding Mrp/NBP35 family ATP-binding protein, whose product MSDYRLSKEAVLRALSTVEEPDLKRDLVTLNMVKDITLGIDSVRFTVVLTTPACPLKEVIRKRCEDAIHTQIGASIQVTVDMTSDVTSTRANAPTLPGVKNIIAVSSGKGGVGKSTVTANLAIALHKSGAKVGIIDADIYGPSMPTMFGAENIQPRIFQVDGQTRMEPVQQFGIKMLSMGLLVAPGQAIIWRGTMAGRALQQFFSDADWGELDYLLIDLPPGTGDIHLTLVQTVPVTGAIIVTTPQKVALADATKGLSMFRQPQINVPVLGVIENMSYFTPAELPDHKYYIFGKGGGQLLADQFDVPMLGQIPLIQSIREAGDDGRPAISIGEPIASEAFKSVAEALAQQVAIRNATIDRTERVQVA is encoded by the coding sequence ATGTCTGATTACCGATTATCTAAAGAAGCCGTTCTGCGGGCGCTGAGTACCGTTGAAGAACCCGATTTAAAGCGTGACCTGGTCACGCTTAATATGGTGAAAGATATCACGCTGGGTATTGACTCCGTTCGCTTTACTGTCGTGCTTACAACACCCGCCTGTCCCTTGAAAGAGGTCATTCGCAAACGTTGCGAAGATGCTATTCATACGCAGATTGGCGCCAGTATTCAGGTTACCGTTGATATGACCTCGGACGTGACCTCCACACGAGCCAATGCCCCTACCCTGCCAGGTGTGAAAAATATTATTGCTGTTTCGTCGGGTAAAGGTGGTGTTGGTAAATCTACCGTTACCGCCAATCTGGCCATTGCACTCCATAAATCGGGAGCCAAAGTGGGTATTATCGATGCTGACATTTACGGCCCATCCATGCCTACTATGTTTGGCGCAGAGAATATCCAACCGCGTATCTTCCAGGTAGATGGACAAACCCGAATGGAGCCGGTTCAGCAATTTGGGATTAAAATGCTGTCGATGGGCTTGTTAGTAGCACCTGGTCAGGCGATTATCTGGCGTGGCACAATGGCCGGTCGAGCGTTGCAGCAGTTTTTTTCGGATGCAGATTGGGGCGAATTAGATTACCTACTTATTGACTTACCTCCAGGAACGGGTGATATTCACCTTACTTTGGTGCAGACGGTTCCCGTAACAGGAGCCATCATTGTAACTACACCTCAGAAAGTGGCCCTGGCCGATGCAACAAAGGGTTTATCAATGTTCCGTCAGCCACAGATTAATGTGCCTGTTCTGGGTGTTATCGAAAATATGTCCTACTTTACCCCTGCCGAACTTCCTGACCATAAGTATTATATTTTTGGCAAAGGCGGTGGGCAGCTTCTGGCCGATCAGTTTGATGTGCCAATGCTGGGTCAAATACCCCTCATCCAGAGCATTCGTGAAGCGGGCGACGACGGCAGGCCAGCCATAAGCATAGGCGAACCCATTGCGAGCGAAGCCTTCAAATCAGTAGCTGAAGCACTGGCACAACAGGTTGCTATTCGCAATGCAACCATTGACCGTACTGAGCGCGTACAGGTTGCATAA
- a CDS encoding GSCFA domain-containing protein, with the protein MQFHTEFSPEALPYRIGLNSQIVTIGSCFAEVMGQRLIDNKLTVLNNPFGTLFNPISIAKLLTMALRGNTPDEDLYCERDGIWFHYDFHSSLWATTQNELRDKLAACLGQTADAIRKADYLFLTLGSAMVYRHIQTGKVVANCHKMPGSLFEKYLYQIDHIRDDLTRLLKTLHKVNAKLKVVLTVSPVRHTRDTLPLNSASKSILRVVTHELAVWNDWITYFPAFEFMMDDLRDYRFYEADLIHPNKQAHDYIFGKFAESAFDPELRSFVTKWAQISRSLAHRPLYTDNSLAHRQFLVKLVAELETLSPCIDVSTELAEVHRRLEKCMMYNE; encoded by the coding sequence ATGCAGTTTCATACAGAATTTTCGCCCGAAGCACTCCCCTACCGCATAGGTTTAAACAGCCAGATTGTGACGATTGGCTCTTGTTTTGCCGAGGTTATGGGGCAGCGATTAATCGACAATAAACTAACGGTGCTGAACAACCCGTTCGGTACCCTATTCAACCCAATTTCTATTGCGAAACTGCTAACGATGGCGCTGCGCGGTAACACACCCGACGAGGATCTTTACTGTGAACGGGACGGGATTTGGTTTCACTACGATTTTCATTCATCGCTCTGGGCCACCACCCAGAACGAACTTCGGGATAAATTAGCTGCTTGCTTAGGCCAAACTGCTGACGCTATACGAAAGGCGGATTACCTGTTCCTTACCCTTGGTTCGGCAATGGTATACCGACATATCCAAACCGGTAAGGTTGTCGCGAACTGCCACAAAATGCCAGGGTCCCTATTTGAGAAATATCTATACCAGATCGATCACATCCGTGATGATCTGACGCGGTTATTGAAAACCCTGCATAAGGTTAATGCGAAGTTAAAAGTGGTGCTCACCGTAAGTCCTGTTCGGCACACACGCGATACGTTACCGCTCAACAGTGCCAGTAAGTCTATCCTCCGTGTAGTAACCCATGAATTGGCCGTCTGGAATGACTGGATTACCTATTTCCCGGCTTTTGAGTTCATGATGGATGACCTGCGCGACTATCGCTTTTACGAAGCCGACCTGATTCACCCGAACAAGCAGGCACATGACTATATTTTCGGGAAGTTTGCCGAAAGTGCATTTGATCCTGAGCTTCGCAGTTTCGTAACGAAATGGGCGCAAATCAGTAGATCGCTGGCACATCGCCCACTTTATACTGATAATAGCCTGGCTCATCGGCAATTTTTGGTCAAGTTAGTAGCCGAATTAGAAACACTATCACCTTGTATCGACGTTTCGACGGAACTGGCGGAGGTACATCGTCGTTTAGAAAAATGCATGATGTACAATGAATAA
- the rplI gene encoding 50S ribosomal protein L9, translated as MNIILKTDIAGLGYKNDTVAVKPGYGRNYLIPQGFAVMATDSNKKIVAENIRQAAHKAEKLKNDAQAIADGIGDMTLTIPAKAGDSGKIFGRVTNTQVADALRAKGFDIDRKKITVEDVKVLGTYEASIDLHKDVKHKVKFEVVSAE; from the coding sequence ATGAATATCATTTTAAAAACAGATATTGCCGGCCTGGGCTATAAGAACGACACCGTTGCGGTGAAGCCCGGTTACGGTCGCAATTACCTGATTCCTCAGGGATTTGCAGTAATGGCTACCGATTCTAACAAGAAGATCGTTGCCGAAAACATTCGTCAGGCAGCTCACAAAGCTGAAAAACTGAAAAACGATGCGCAGGCTATTGCAGATGGTATCGGCGATATGACGCTCACGATTCCAGCAAAAGCAGGTGATAGCGGTAAAATCTTTGGCCGTGTGACCAACACACAGGTTGCTGATGCGCTCCGTGCAAAAGGATTCGACATCGACCGGAAGAAAATTACGGTAGAAGATGTAAAGGTTCTTGGCACCTACGAAGCGTCAATTGACCTGCATAAAGATGTGAAGCATAAAGTGAAATTTGAAGTCGTTTCGGCTGAATAA
- the rpsR gene encoding 30S ribosomal protein S18 — MSLQNESVSKTENRKKYDRFKKAGIKYIDYKDGNFLLKLLNEQGKILPRRLTGTTLKNQRKVAQAVKRARHLAILPYVGDSLK; from the coding sequence ATGAGCTTACAAAACGAATCTGTCTCGAAAACCGAGAACCGTAAGAAATACGACCGCTTCAAGAAAGCCGGTATCAAATACATCGACTATAAGGACGGCAACTTCCTGTTGAAACTGCTGAACGAACAGGGTAAAATTCTGCCCCGTCGGCTAACCGGAACGACCCTTAAAAACCAGCGCAAAGTGGCCCAGGCCGTCAAACGCGCTCGTCATTTAGCCATCCTGCCTTACGTAGGCGATTCACTGAAATAA
- the rpsF gene encoding 30S ribosomal protein S6, which yields MFLNNYETVFILTPVLSDIQMKDTVDKFRKVLTDNGAELVHEDNMGLRKLAYPIQHKNTGYYQLFEFKAPGTIIEKLNTEYLRDERIIRHLTVSLDKHAVAYNDRKRNGLVGKKKQTENAGEAK from the coding sequence ATGTTTCTCAATAACTACGAAACGGTGTTCATTTTAACTCCCGTTTTATCTGATATTCAGATGAAGGACACCGTTGACAAGTTCCGTAAAGTGCTAACCGATAACGGTGCGGAGCTTGTTCACGAAGACAACATGGGCCTACGTAAACTGGCTTATCCGATTCAGCACAAGAACACGGGTTACTACCAACTCTTCGAGTTTAAGGCCCCCGGCACGATCATCGAGAAGCTCAACACTGAGTATCTCCGTGACGAGCGGATCATCCGTCACCTGACGGTTTCGCTTGATAAGCACGCTGTTGCCTACAACGACCGTAAGCGCAATGGCTTAGTGGGTAAGAAAAAACAAACCGAAAACGCCGGGGAGGCCAAGTAA
- a CDS encoding YggS family pyridoxal phosphate-dependent enzyme translates to MIAETIRQIERSLNGKAKLIAVTKTKPVELLREAYNAGCRRFGENKVQEMADKQPQLPDDVQWHLIGHLQSNKVKYIAPFVALIHSVDSLKLLQEINKQAAKHNRVIDCLLQIYIADEETKFGLSPTEAELLLNAPELNDMHNIRLIGLMGLATNTDDEAQVRQEFRGLKQLFDKLAQLRHPQIQFQELSMGMSGDYHIALEEGSTMVRVGSAIFGSRS, encoded by the coding sequence ATGATTGCTGAAACGATTCGCCAGATTGAGCGTTCATTAAATGGAAAGGCAAAATTAATTGCCGTAACCAAAACAAAACCCGTTGAGCTTCTACGTGAGGCTTATAACGCAGGGTGTCGGCGATTTGGCGAGAATAAAGTGCAGGAAATGGCTGATAAACAGCCACAACTGCCCGATGATGTGCAGTGGCATTTAATTGGGCATTTGCAGAGCAACAAGGTCAAATACATTGCCCCTTTTGTAGCCTTGATCCATTCGGTGGATAGTTTGAAGTTGTTGCAGGAGATCAACAAACAGGCTGCCAAGCACAATCGAGTCATTGACTGTCTATTGCAGATTTATATTGCCGATGAAGAAACCAAGTTTGGGCTTTCGCCAACAGAGGCTGAACTATTGCTCAATGCACCAGAATTGAACGATATGCATAATATACGCCTTATTGGTTTAATGGGGCTGGCTACCAATACGGATGATGAAGCGCAGGTTCGGCAGGAGTTTCGGGGGTTGAAACAACTCTTTGATAAACTAGCTCAACTTCGGCATCCTCAGATTCAGTTTCAGGAACTGTCTATGGGAATGAGTGGTGATTATCACATTGCCCTTGAAGAAGGCAGCACGATGGTTCGGGTAGGGAGCGCTATTTTTGGAAGCCGATCTTAA
- a CDS encoding DUF423 domain-containing protein: protein MKFFIQAGAVLGLLGVAIGAFGAHALRAMLEASGRTTTFETAVKYQFYHALALLLVGLLMHTVGSNATTVKLLNWSGYSMLGGVIVFSGSLYILCFTGVTWLGAITPLGGLGMIAGWALLLWAFL, encoded by the coding sequence ATGAAATTCTTTATTCAGGCAGGGGCAGTTCTGGGATTATTGGGCGTTGCCATAGGCGCGTTTGGGGCACATGCATTACGGGCCATGCTCGAAGCATCAGGGCGGACTACCACATTTGAAACGGCCGTTAAGTACCAGTTTTATCATGCGCTGGCTCTGTTGCTGGTGGGCTTATTAATGCACACCGTTGGGAGTAATGCCACAACTGTAAAATTGCTTAACTGGTCGGGTTATTCGATGTTAGGTGGCGTGATTGTTTTCTCTGGCTCACTATATATTTTATGTTTCACCGGTGTTACCTGGCTTGGCGCGATTACGCCATTGGGTGGCCTGGGTATGATTGCAGGCTGGGCGCTGCTGTTGTGGGCATTTTTATAA